The Flavobacterium galactosidilyticum nucleotide sequence TAGTTCTAGAAAAAGGAATGTTGCCACAAGGCGCGAGTACTAAAAATGCTGGTTTCGCTTGTTTTGGAAGCATCTCCGAAATTATAGATGATTTAAAATCTCATTCAGAGGAAGAGGTGGTTCGGCTGATTCAAAAACGTTGGGAAGGATTACAATTGTTGCGAAGAAGGCTGGGTGATGCAACTATAGATTTTAAACCCTATGGAGGTTATGAACTTTTTTTAAAGGAAGATGAAAACGGTTACAATGATTGTATTAGAAAGCTACCTTTTATTAATGAAATTTTAAAGCCACTTTTTAAAAGTGATGTTTTTGCAAAGCAAATTGACCGTTTTGGGTTTGCTGGTATTCAGGAATATTTAGTGTTTAATCCTTTTGAAGCACAGATTGATACGGGTAATATGATGCAGGCATTGTTGAAAAATGCATTTTCTGAGAATATTTTAATTTTAAATCAACAAACGGTAACTGCTTATTTAGATAAAGGAAATGAAGTTGAAGTTACGCTTGATGATTTTACTTTTAAAACAAAAAAAATATTGTTTGCTACAAATGGTTTTGCGAATTTCTTGACTAATGCCGCTGTTCAACCTGCAAGGGCTCAAGTATTGATAACGGAACCTATTGAAGATTTAGACATAAAAGGAACATTCCACTTGGATAAAGGCTATTATTACTTTAGAAATATTGGCAATCGTATCTTACTTGGTGGCGGAAGAAACTTAGATTTTGTGACGGAAAATACTACCGAATTTGGTCAAACAGAAATAGTGCAAAATAAATTGGAACAATTATTAAAAGAAGTAATTTTGCCGAATCAAAATTTTCAAATTGCCCATCGCTGGAGTGGTATTATGGGTATTGGCAATAGCAAGAATCCGATTGTTTCTCAGTTATCGGATAACGTATATTGTGGAGTACGATTAGGCGGAATGGGTGTAGCGATAGGAAGTTTAATAGGAACAGAACTAGCAGATTTAGTATAATGGCAACGAAAATAACCTCAAAAAAAACAAAGCAACCCGTTACAAAAGAATCGACCTCTTTTATGAGCAAATTATCTCATTTTTTATTCAAAGCATTATTGTGGTTCCTTGGGATCTCCTTGTTTTTTGTCGTGCTTTTCAAATTTGTTCCTGTTCCATTTACACCTTTGATGGTCATTCGGGCTATCGAAAACAAAACGGCTGGCAAGGAATTACACTTTAGTCATGACTGGGAACCAATTAAAAACATATCCATGAATCTTCAAAAAGCGGTAATAGCTAGTGAGGATGGAACTTTTTTGACACATAACGGTTTTGATTTTAAGGCAATGCAAAAAGCTTATAAAGGAAATGAAAGAGGTCGAAGAATAAAAGGTGGAAGTACCATATCACAACAAACGGCAAAGAATGTATTTCTTTGGCAAGGACGCAGTTATCTTAGAAAGGGGTTAGAAGCTTATTTTACTGTTTTGATTGAAATCATTTGGGGCAAAGAACGCATCATGGAAGTGTATTTGAATAGTATTGAAATGGGCGATGGTGTTTACGGAGCGCAAGCAGCAACACAACATTGGTATCGTAAAGACGCAACTAATCTAACACCAATTCAAGCTGCAGGAATAGCAGCAATTTTACCTAATCCAAGAAAATTTAAAGCGACAAGCTCCTCTTCGTATATTAATAATAGAAAGTCTAAAATTGTTCGAATAATGAGAACTGTTGGGAAAATTGAGTATTAATTTCGGTTGTAATCCTGGCTTTTTTGAGCTTTTGTATATTAAAATTTACTATAAATTGAACTTTTTTTATCAATTGCTGTGTGCTATTCTCGATCAAATGTGCTGTTTTGTAAAAACACATGGTGATTGCTTATGGAAAAGTTCAAAGGAATTCTTTTAATTAAAACCTGTGAATAAACTTCAAAATCTCGGTGTTCCAGGATTTTGAAGTTTAAATCAAATATAGTTTGTACAATTGAGATATGGAATTATGAAATCAATTTTTCTTTAGTGATTCTGTCCACAACTAATGCAATGGCACCATCTCCAGTAACGTTACAGGCAGTACCAAAACTATCCATTGCAATATATAAAGCAATCATTAATCCGATCATCTCATCGTTAAAACCCAACATAGATTGCAATATTCCCACAGCCGCCATTATGGCTCCTCCGGGAACTCCAGGCGCGGCGACCATTGCAATTCCTAGCATAAAAATAAAACCAGCAAATAACGTAAAATCAAATGGCATTCCTTGTAAAATCATTAGTGCAATTGCACAAGATGTAATTTTCATAGTACTTCCAGAAAGGTGTATTGTTGCACATAACGGAATTACAAAACCAGCAATTTTTTCAGAAACTCCATTTTTAAGTGTTTGTTCTAAGGTAACAGGAATTGTAGCGGCTGATGATTGTGTGCCCAATGCAGTGAAATAAGCAGGCATCATTCTTAGTAATAATTTGAAAGGATTCTGCTTTGTAACTATGCCCGCAATAGTGTATTGTAGTAGTAATAAGATAATGTGTAAAGCGAAAATCACACCAATAATATTTATAAATACAGAAAGAATTGAGAATACTTTTCCGCTAAAGGACATGCTTGCAAATATACCTAGTATGAACAATGGCAATAGGGGAACAATTACATTTTCTATTAATTGCATGATGATTGTTTCAAAATCTTTTACCACTAATTTCAAGCTTGATTTTTCTTGATAGGACAATCCTAATCCAATTACAAAAGCAAAAACTAAAGCAGTCATCACATCTAAAGCTGGAGGGATTGTAATAGTGAAATAAGGAGTTAGTTCTGGAGCTGAACTTCCAATTTCAGCTGCAGTAGCAATATGAGATTCTAAAAGTTGTGGGAATATACCCGATGCAACAAAGTAAGTCATAAAGCCCGAAAATAAAGTCGAACCGTAAGCAATTGCAGCGGTGAGTAAGAGTAATTTACCAGCACCTTTTCCTAAATCGGAAATAGCTGGCATAATTAGTCCCATTATAATTAATGGAATCGCAAAAT carries:
- a CDS encoding NAD(P)/FAD-dependent oxidoreductase, with product MNLSYWELKNWFTNVDYTIVGSGIVGLHAALRLRERFPESKILVLEKGMLPQGASTKNAGFACFGSISEIIDDLKSHSEEEVVRLIQKRWEGLQLLRRRLGDATIDFKPYGGYELFLKEDENGYNDCIRKLPFINEILKPLFKSDVFAKQIDRFGFAGIQEYLVFNPFEAQIDTGNMMQALLKNAFSENILILNQQTVTAYLDKGNEVEVTLDDFTFKTKKILFATNGFANFLTNAAVQPARAQVLITEPIEDLDIKGTFHLDKGYYYFRNIGNRILLGGGRNLDFVTENTTEFGQTEIVQNKLEQLLKEVILPNQNFQIAHRWSGIMGIGNSKNPIVSQLSDNVYCGVRLGGMGVAIGSLIGTELADLV
- a CDS encoding dicarboxylate/amino acid:cation symporter gives rise to the protein MTRLFSNLLFKVFVAIVLGIIFGLYLPESVNRIFTTFNAFFGQFLNFAIPLIIMGLIMPAISDLGKGAGKLLLLTAAIAYGSTLFSGFMTYFVASGIFPQLLESHIATAAEIGSSAPELTPYFTITIPPALDVMTALVFAFVIGLGLSYQEKSSLKLVVKDFETIIMQLIENVIVPLLPLFILGIFASMSFSGKVFSILSVFINIIGVIFALHIILLLLQYTIAGIVTKQNPFKLLLRMMPAYFTALGTQSSAATIPVTLEQTLKNGVSEKIAGFVIPLCATIHLSGSTMKITSCAIALMILQGMPFDFTLFAGFIFMLGIAMVAAPGVPGGAIMAAVGILQSMLGFNDEMIGLMIALYIAMDSFGTACNVTGDGAIALVVDRITKEKLIS
- the mtgA gene encoding monofunctional biosynthetic peptidoglycan transglycosylase, translated to MATKITSKKTKQPVTKESTSFMSKLSHFLFKALLWFLGISLFFVVLFKFVPVPFTPLMVIRAIENKTAGKELHFSHDWEPIKNISMNLQKAVIASEDGTFLTHNGFDFKAMQKAYKGNERGRRIKGGSTISQQTAKNVFLWQGRSYLRKGLEAYFTVLIEIIWGKERIMEVYLNSIEMGDGVYGAQAATQHWYRKDATNLTPIQAAGIAAILPNPRKFKATSSSSYINNRKSKIVRIMRTVGKIEY